The genomic stretch TACATCACCCTGTGCAAAGAGGCTAATAAAAAGGCCTTAAAGTCCTGCAAGGGCAGTTTTAACGTAAGAATCCCTGCTGAATTGCATGGCAAGGCATTACAAAGGGCTGCAATGGAAGGAATATCGCTCAATCAATTTGTGAAAGAAACGATACAGAAAGAAGTACTGAAAGACACCCTGTAGTAAATGGGGTTGCCAGAGTGCTATGCGCATAGCAATGAATTTAAGGATATGCCGAAACACTGTTTCGCTCGTGCTCCTGCTCCGTGCCGCTTCATCCCGCCCATAGCGGGATTTACCCACTAATG from Pseudomonadota bacterium encodes the following:
- a CDS encoding type II toxin-antitoxin system HicB family antitoxin produces the protein MKNVMTYKSFIGSVQFSAKDYTFHGKIEGINDLITFEGSSVSELTKAFHEAVDDYITLCKEANKKALKSCKGSFNVRIPAELHGKALQRAAMEGISLNQFVKETIQKEVLKDTL